The Paenibacillus amylolyticus genome contains the following window.
GTATTTGCCATTGAAATAGATGGCTCCCGGATTCAGTGTCGCATTAATGCCCAGACGTTCCATGAAATGCGGGTTGGTCGTCTCGTTCAGATCGAATCTCCAATGCAGCGGTATATGATGGCGAGTGATGACCGGGTATTGATACCGATCATATACGCCGTTGTAGAAAGAAGAATTGATCTCATTGGGGCGGGTAAGCAACTGCTCCTGTTTCTCCAGTAACTCCTTGTATTTCGGGTGTATCATTCTGATCCCATCCTCTCGATTAGTTCAATACAGAATCTGCTATTGTGATATGGGCACTTCCACGGTCCGGCAATTTCGCTCTGATCTGGTGTTCCGTTCCCGTCCACCGACCAGTACCATTCTCCACCAGCGCGCTGATCAATAATATTCTCCTTCGTATAGCTCCACAGCCGTTCCACTCTCTCCAGAAATAGTGGATCCCCTGTACGCTGATACGCGTTATAGAAGCCAACCATCGCCTCTGCCTGAACCCACCAGATTCGCTTCTCATCGATATGTTCACCTTCTTGTTCATTGAGCAGGGAACCGTCGGCATCCACAGCCACATTGGAGATGTTATAGGCGATATCTGTAACCATTGCCGCATACTCCGGATGTTGCTCCATCCCCAGAACGTTCAGTGCTTCGTCGATCAGCCAGCTGGCTTCAATGTCATGTCCGAACGAACGCAGGTCAATGATGGACGCCCACTGTTTGTTGAAAAATACCCCGAGGAACTTGGTGTCTTGGTCATACACCCTTTCATATAAAATGCCGAGCAGGCGTTCCAGCGCCGCCTTCACTTGTTGATCCGGCCACACGCGATAGAGTGTGGTGTAGGCCTCTAACACATGGATATGCGTATTCATGGTGTAATCCGCAATTACTCCGTTTTCGCTCAGCATCTCGTTGGGCTGTTCCTTCCATGTGCGATCAAATTGTTCCTTATATGCAGGCAGTTCTGCATCCAGACCTTTGTCCTCAATGAGAGCAAAAAGCGTTTTCGCAAGTTCCAATGCAGACACATCCCCGGTCGCACGATAGTACTCACTGAGGGAATACACGCCGAAGGATTGCGTATACACATGTTTGCTCGTGTCCAGTGCATCCCCTCGGTAATCCACCATCCAGTACATCCCGCCATGTTCGGTATCCATCATATAATCTGCGAGAAAACGATAGGCGTGCTCCGCGTGATCCCGCCATCTTTCGTTTCCGGTAACCCGATATGCCGCTGCAAAAGACCAGAGTTGCCGTGCCGTGGCGATCCCGCCTTTGGGTGCCTGCGGATTCACCTGAAGATCATTGCCAACCCAGCCGTAGAATCCACCGTGGGTTGTATCTTTAAGGTTGGACCAGAAGGGTAAAATCTGTTTTTCCCAATGCGCCTTGATTTCAGATTGGAGTTGGGATGTTGTTGTATTCATAAGTGAGCGCTCCTTCAACGTGTTACATAAATCTTAAATTATAAACGGACTAAAGAATATTTACATTGGCCACTCCGATGACAGAATAACCTTCCGATCGCTGTTATCCCCAGATTTTTTAATTCCTTGTCATAAGGAGAAAATCCGGGGATAGCGTATGCTTCCGATGTAGCTTTCTTGCAGAAAGCTTGTAGGCGAACGCTCCGCTTCTTCAGGTTTTTTCTGTCCTCTCCGTTTCGTGTAAATGTTTAATCAATTTATATATTTAAGTTAACGATAACTTTATAAATTAATTTTAGTGCGCTGAAAAACAGATGTCAACGAAATACCTCGTAATTTTTCTTGTTAGGTTATAAATAAATAATTTGACACGTAAGCGTTACCATAATAGAATTCATTTTGTAACCTTAACGATAACTTAATTAAATTAAGAGAGGGGTCGAAACAATTGAAAAAAAACAAAGGTTGGATGATGTTGCTGACGATGCTGCTCATCACTTCACTACTTGCTGCATGTTCATCCGGAGGTGGATCTTCGCAGGCAGGGGAGGAGATCAGTACAGATCCGGCAGATATCAAAGGTGAAATTACTGTTCTGACGCAACGGACAGATATTGTGGATACGGTGTTCAAAGACTACGCAGCGGAGTTCAATAAGGAATACCCGGATGTTAAAGTGAACTTCCAGGCACTGGCTGATTATGAAGGGCAAGTAAAGATCCGTATGAGCACCAAAGATTATGGTGACGTACTGATGATCCCGACTAGTGTTCCGATCGCGGATATCCCGGACTTTTCGAGCCGCTCGGCACGTACGATGAACTGAAAGACAAATACACCGCGATTGAAGAACGTATGGTGGATGGTCAGGTATATGGTATCCCTACGGTCATCACGTTCTCGGGAATTATCTATAACAAACAGGTATTCAAGGATGCCGGCATCAATGAAGTGCCTAAGACGCCTGAGCAATTCCAGGCAGCGCTCCAATTGGTGAAAGACAACACCGATGCAATTCCTTTGTACACCAACTATGCATCCGGCTGGGCGCTGACACAATGGGAAGCAGACCTGCCGACCGTTGCGGGTAGCGTAGATTATGTGAACGTGGACCAACCGAACACAGATGATAACTTTGTGCCTGGTCAGCCGCACTATGAACTGTACAAAGTGCTCTATGATGCAGCCAAGAATGGTCTGATTGAGAAGGACCCAACAACAACCGACTGGGAAAGCTCCAAAGCGGATCTGGCCAAAGGCAAAATCGCTACAATGGCACTTGGTTCTTGGGCGATTACACAGATCCAAGGGATGACGGATACACCAGACGATATTGGATTCCTACCATTCCCAACCAATGCAAGCGAAGTTGTGGTTCCGCTCTCCGCCGACTATAACATCGGCATGAACGTGAACAGTGAGAACAAACCTGCTGCCAAAGCCTGGATTGATTGGTTCCTGGTGAAATCGAACTACGCAGTTGAACAGGGCGGCGGTATGGATGCAGACAAAAACGCGGAATTGCCACCAATTTTGGATCAATACAAAGACGTTAAATTCTCCACACTCACGCCTGCCAAAGAAGGCCAGGAAGGTCTCGTTGACAAGATTGATAACGAAGGTGAAATTGGCCTCTGGCAGCCTGACTTCAAGAAACGCATTATCGAAGCAGGTATCGGTAACCGCAAGGAATCGTATGACGATATCATGAAAGATCTGAACGATAAGTGGGTAAAAGCACGAGCAGAACTCACGAAATAATGGGATTAACGTAAGTGGTCAGGTGGTGAACAGACTACGGGAGCATGGATGGAAATCCATGTTGTATGGGGGCAAATGGTGTCTGAAGTTATGGTGCCGGATGCCTCCCCGGCAGTTGTTCAGCCAAATTTCCTGGACGGGATCTTTCGATATATAGGCGGGTTAACCGCTTGGAGGTGTGGAGAGCATGAAGTACTTAAAGGTTTCGAATTGGGGTTACTCAGCGCAACGCATATTTATCATCTGTGCCTTCTCAATTATTCCGCTGGCGTTGCTGTTCACGTTTGCATACTTACCGGTCATCAACATGTTCAAATACAGTTTCACCGATTGGAATGGATACAGCAAAAGGTTCGATTATGTTGGGTTTGAGAACTATACGCGCATCTTCAGTGATCCCGAATACTTCAAAGTATTCATTGTCAGCTTGTACTACTTTGTGGCTACGTTCGTACAGATGGGCTTGGCACTCTACTTTGCCACGATTCTGAGTTTCAAAGTCCGAGGCAAAAACTTCTTCAAAGGCATATTGTTCTTCCCTTATTTGCTGAATGGGGTAGCCATCGGTTTTATCTTCCTCTTTTTCTTCAAACCGGACGGCACACTTGATATGCTCATGCATGCTGTAGGGCTTGGACAATATACGCAGCTTCTGGCTCGGTAATCCGAACATTATTAACGTGTCACTCGCAGGTGCATCGGTATGGAGATACATGGGCTTCAACTTTATCATTTTCCTGGGTGCAATCTCCTCCATTCCGAAGGATGTGTATGAAGCGTCCGATATTGACGGCGCCAATCGCTGGCAGCAATTCCGCCATATCATTCTGCCGAGTATTACGCGCATCCTGCAACTTAACCTGATCTTGGCCATTAGCGGCGCAATTAGTGCGTTCGATATTCCATATATCATGACAGATGGTTCCAACAGCAGTATGACATTTGTAATTCAGACGGTTCATTTGGCGTTTAAATACGGCAAGCTGGGACTGGCATCCGCCATGGCTGTGGTGCTGCTCCTGATTGTTATTCTTGTTACGCTTGTGCAGCGCGTCACCATGAAAGGGGAGGAGTAAACGTGACACAATTCAAATACACCCTTGCGAGCGTGGTCAAATATGCTTCCCTGGTTCTGGCAGCGTTTATCGCCTTGTTACCCATCGTGGTCATCCTGTTCGCATCCCTCAAAACGAATGCAGAATATGCTGCCAGCAGCCCGCTTGCCCCACCAGCCAACTGGCTGAACTTTGCGAACTATACAAAGGCCTTCGTGGATGGCAACATGCTGGTCGGTTTCAAAAATACAATTATTATCCTGATCATCTCCATTGTCGGTGCAACTCTAACGGGTCCATGATTGCGTATGTACTGGATCGATTCAAATTCAAGGGCAAGAAAATCATGGTCGCTGCATTCCTGCTCGCTACCCTGATCCCGAGTGTTACAACGCAGGTTGCCACATTCCAGATCATCAACGCGCTCGACCTGTTTAACACACGCTGGGCAGCTATCGTAATGTACTTGGGTACAGATATCATCGCGGTGTATATCTTCCTGCAATTCCTGGGCTCCATCTCAAGTGCACTCGATGAATCCGCCATGCTGGACGGTGCATCGTACTTCACCATCTACTGGAAAATCATTCTGCCACTGCTGAAACCGGCTATTGTCACGGTCATTATCGTAAAAGGTGTGAACATCTACAACGACTTCTACACACCGTTTCTCTACATGCCGAAGACCGATCTACAGGTCATATCCACCGCCTTGTTCAAATTCAAGGGGCCGTTCGGATCACAGTGGGAAGTCATCAGCGCCGGCATCATGATCGCCATTATTCCCACCATGATCATCTTCCTGCTGCTACAGAAGTACATCTACAATGGCTTCGCACAAGGCTCAGTTAAATAAAAAAACGAGAGGCTATATGAAATGCATATTGAGAATGCACAGGAACGAAGAGGACAGAAATAAGCTGGAGAAACGGAGTGTTCGCATTTATAACCGGATTTTCCCCTTTTATAAGGGATCAAAAAAATCTGGGGATAACGGCGATTGGAAGGTTGTTCTGTCATCGAAGTGGTCTAGTGTAATTTTAGTATTCATTTCATAAAGCCTAACCGAAGGGAGAAATGAAAAATGTCAGTTGCTGAAACGAAAAACGTACACATTGTGGGGGATGCTTTGCCGAATATGCCGTGGGAGGCGAAACCGGAGGGAACGGAAGGCCCGGTGTGGAGACATTCGGCGAATCCGGTGGTTCCGCGTAACCCGGTCAAGGGAGTTGCCCGTATTTTCAACAGTGCCGTTGTACCTTATGAAGGGAAATTCATTGGTGTCTTCCGTGCTGAAACCGTTAATGGACGTCCGCACCTCCACATGGGAGCGAGTGAGGATGGTTTAGAGTGGACGATTGAAGAGGAACGCATTGCCTTTGTCGATGAAAATGGCGATCCGTTTATGCCGAACTATGCGTACGATCCGCGTCTGGTGAAAGTGGAAGATACGTATTATATCATCTGGTGTACCGATTTTTACGGAGCAGCACTGGGACTGGCGAAGACCGATGACTTCAAAACATTTGTCCGTCTCGAAAACCCAATGCTGCCATTCAACCGTAATGGTGTGTTGTTCCCGCGCAAAATCAACGATAACTATGTCATGTTGTCCAGACCGAGTGATAGTGGACATACGCCATTCGGAGACATTTTCCTGAGTGAAAGCCCGGATCTCGTGTATTGGGGCAAACATCGTCATGTGATGAGCAAAGGCGGCCAAGGCTGGTGGCAATCGGTCAAAATTGGCGGCGGACCTGCCCCGATCGAGACATCCGAAGGCTGGCTGATGTTCTATCATGGCGTAACCGGAACGTGCAATGGGTTTGTCTACAGCATGGGTGCGGTCATTCTGGATCTGGATGAGCCGTCCAAAGTGAAATATCGTTCCTCCAACTTCGTCCTGACACCGGAAAAATGGTATGAAGAGCAAGGTTTCGTGGATAATGTCATCTTCCCGTGTGCAACACTGCATGATGCCGAGACTGGACGCATTGCCATCTATTACGGGGCTGCCGACACATATGTGGGCGTGGCGTACACGACCGTCGAAGAGATTGTGAACTATGTGATCGAGACGGACGAAGTCATTGCTGGCGACCACGAGGAAGGCAAGCTGTAGTTGAAGTGAATGGAACACAGGGGAGTAATGCATATGGAGTATATCAAAGGATTTACATTTGGCTGGATGAGTGGCAAGGGTGACTTCTGCAAGCCGGAGGCCAAAGAATCCTTGCGTCTGATGGCTGAGCGCACAGGCAGTTCTCATGTTATTTTTGCACTGGCGGCACATCAGGATCATCCGCAGGCGGTAGAGGTTAAGTATCGGGGTGACCATCTGGTGGAGGATGATGAACTGGTCGACATGATTCGTTACGCCAGGGCACTCGGGCTGCGTGTCATTCTGAAACCAACCGTCAACTGCACCGATGGCACATGGCGAGCACACATTAACTTTTTTGATATCGATGTGCCGTGTGAGCCGAAGTGGAAGGATTGGTTCCGCAGTTACACGGCATTTCAGAAACATTATGCAGCTATAGCAGAGCAGGAAAAGTGTGAGATGTTCATCGTAGGCTGTGAGATGGTGCAATCCGAACGTCGGGATCAAGAGTGGCGCGAGGTGATCGCTGGTGTGCGTGAAGTATACACTGGACTGGTGTCATACAACACGGACAAATATCAGGAAGGTCATGTGAAGTGGTGGGATGCTGTGGACGTCATCTCTTCGAGTGGCTATTATCCCATCGGAGATTGGGAGGCACAGTTGGATCGAATCGAGCAG
Protein-coding sequences here:
- a CDS encoding AGE family epimerase/isomerase, with amino-acid sequence MNTTTSQLQSEIKAHWEKQILPFWSNLKDTTHGGFYGWVGNDLQVNPQAPKGGIATARQLWSFAAAYRVTGNERWRDHAEHAYRFLADYMMDTEHGGMYWMVDYRGDALDTSKHVYTQSFGVYSLSEYYRATGDVSALELAKTLFALIEDKGLDAELPAYKEQFDRTWKEQPNEMLSENGVIADYTMNTHIHVLEAYTTLYRVWPDQQVKAALERLLGILYERVYDQDTKFLGVFFNKQWASIIDLRSFGHDIEASWLIDEALNVLGMEQHPEYAAMVTDIAYNISNVAVDADGSLLNEQEGEHIDEKRIWWVQAEAMVGFYNAYQRTGDPLFLERVERLWSYTKENIIDQRAGGEWYWSVDGNGTPDQSEIAGPWKCPYHNSRFCIELIERMGSE
- a CDS encoding glycoside hydrolase family 130 protein, which translates into the protein MSVAETKNVHIVGDALPNMPWEAKPEGTEGPVWRHSANPVVPRNPVKGVARIFNSAVVPYEGKFIGVFRAETVNGRPHLHMGASEDGLEWTIEEERIAFVDENGDPFMPNYAYDPRLVKVEDTYYIIWCTDFYGAALGLAKTDDFKTFVRLENPMLPFNRNGVLFPRKINDNYVMLSRPSDSGHTPFGDIFLSESPDLVYWGKHRHVMSKGGQGWWQSVKIGGGPAPIETSEGWLMFYHGVTGTCNGFVYSMGAVILDLDEPSKVKYRSSNFVLTPEKWYEEQGFVDNVIFPCATLHDAETGRIAIYYGAADTYVGVAYTTVEEIVNYVIETDEVIAGDHEEGKL
- a CDS encoding 1,4-beta-xylanase, which codes for MEYIKGFTFGWMSGKGDFCKPEAKESLRLMAERTGSSHVIFALAAHQDHPQAVEVKYRGDHLVEDDELVDMIRYARALGLRVILKPTVNCTDGTWRAHINFFDIDVPCEPKWKDWFRSYTAFQKHYAAIAEQEKCEMFIVGCEMVQSERRDQEWREVIAGVREVYTGLVSYNTDKYQEGHVKWWDAVDVISSSGYYPIGDWEAQLDRIEQAIAPYGKPFFFAEAGCPSRSGSAQVPNDWGLEGEVSAEEQERFYEAMFRHVSQRDWVRGFGLWDWSAHLHAEKDALMDDGYGVYGKPAEKIIRQFYESITVKV